In Acidaminococcus fermentans DSM 20731, one genomic interval encodes:
- a CDS encoding phosphohydrolase → MNNTINTASLWEILQEALLDPDFCQVLGFTREQMEGQIRSCRLQEACPLLENALDDQGRFNAGVVLEIFRGFLPSLADEPPRGWLMDCYQTLLRKIFPETTEPEPAADAICYQAGRRLLLQILRGLYHYEKLYCPFDPRWNIELLSAREIRQEHCTREYLRFRTLVRDLYLYEFMRLGTEVTPYNTLGHIGGVAYVAVYMARQLHRRGVPVDVALIAGAAALHDMGKYGCKKDEEKRVPYLHYYYTDVFCEREGVPQMGHIAANHSVWDLELENLSVESLLLIYADFRVKSYRDEKGREIIHFYTLREAFDVILSKLDDVDGAKRQRYQKVYVKLVDFEAYMEELGVTTDLPVDFALAPERERILPHKEKVLMEGQEVVRQLKYAAIAHNIRLMSIFRSERDFGNLIEAARSEPNWKNLRAYISIFEEYSTYMTERQKMMTLQFLYELLSHQEEDIRVQAAELMGKIVANFNDRYTKELPKGVLLPRKKITNRTLFRQYLEQIIDPGLRYTQQHKNRIGSCLGPFVRSVLATRYHRVGTALANIAEEEHPTALYLEILQPWYEKPAETAEQQMILLQALLALRPEDLTESFRQAVEKTLQNGYRDPSSIVRIGALYGYHHLFGGPGDEDAFVHRLLRTMDLPEDPRAFAEKESSLFLEDLKSGIHWLIKIANIHLMCHALLRQQDKGNVMHLGMHLCNLVKVSEYLAVRQAAGEALLRIADSMTWAQRNEMAVELFNGLEIGDLQITKYVPEYLGKMILKLLPDELDEFLGSLREEIDSTNFQLAGAAVNTMGVVLENFQDFSSRFPREEKKNQQRQLRLLYAILRAYAHYNKELSRDAFRSLAAYVFSSSRMPAERKSFLFLHSFRKIWVLLNENTENMLDFYTNAGVLNHLYRYMGQEETLHGPFVFPRQQKVCFYPGTFDPFSSGHKAVAKRIRDLGFVVYLALDEFSWSKHTQPRLMRRKIMNMSVADMEDIYPFSENLSVNIANPEDIRKLKQVFAHKDLYLAVGSDVVENASAYRLEPSPDSIHSLNHIIFERETRENANWYTDAPAAVQKKKLAEQQIRGKILHLKLDKFFEDVSSTRIRENIDQNRDISALIDPVAQNFIYANNLYLREPAYKHVLEAREIGIGEFQPRTWAQLPALQNLLGNPGANPVLQQYLQWKGENGQPRVYTQYVDTGERGDSLAAFGAVHQVSTRSLLMEFRDPRVAEHIREEAAGRIASLGYFCVSGDSSISHPGQILLTEMMTELLNRDFTYVVYHPVDPSGYNEKAIAALVRQGFVDIAPEGSEHPLYAAHINSPVVLFRDVETTIKNPFNKNLRVQKALDKAHNNLLAVLRQLYPGKLILSFNTSAMHYRIIQKVARLNGVSTLEDPKKRRGPFMSVPFGKALSDVLVPNTVTKALHIEKYFNRAVKGFTLAEAHHYATVDNQVKTIRSFNRPVILIDDLLEKGHRMRMLTPYLKKNNVDVREVLVGVMTGYAMDLMAQQGYRCQCAYFLPSLELWLNERDCYPFIGGDSIDNANNYSGYDRNPSVNLILPYVKPEFICQGNADAAYQYSLTCLQNAKLIMETLQDEYQALYEKRLTLKRLGEVISVLRIPDMDIGVKFDPNMDPTRFIENDIERLVRLRWGEAGSGLYDRNRGGE, encoded by the coding sequence ATGAACAATACCATAAACACTGCCTCTTTGTGGGAAATCCTTCAGGAGGCCCTTCTGGATCCGGATTTCTGCCAGGTTCTGGGATTCACCCGGGAACAGATGGAAGGGCAGATCCGGTCCTGCCGGCTCCAGGAAGCCTGCCCGCTGCTGGAAAACGCCCTGGATGACCAGGGACGGTTCAACGCCGGGGTGGTGCTGGAAATTTTCCGGGGGTTCCTGCCCTCCCTGGCTGATGAGCCACCCAGAGGATGGCTCATGGACTGCTACCAGACCCTGCTCCGGAAAATCTTTCCGGAAACCACGGAACCGGAACCGGCTGCCGATGCCATCTGCTATCAGGCCGGCCGTCGGCTGCTGCTCCAGATTCTCCGGGGGCTGTACCACTACGAAAAGCTCTACTGTCCCTTTGATCCCAGGTGGAATATCGAACTGCTGTCCGCCCGTGAAATCCGGCAGGAGCACTGCACCCGGGAATATCTGCGGTTCCGCACCCTGGTCCGGGACCTGTACCTCTACGAATTCATGCGCCTGGGGACGGAAGTGACCCCCTACAACACCCTGGGTCACATCGGGGGAGTGGCCTATGTGGCCGTCTATATGGCCCGGCAGCTCCACCGCCGGGGGGTGCCCGTGGACGTGGCCCTGATCGCCGGAGCGGCGGCCCTTCACGACATGGGCAAATACGGCTGTAAAAAGGACGAGGAAAAGCGGGTTCCCTACCTCCATTATTACTATACGGACGTGTTCTGCGAGCGGGAAGGAGTGCCCCAGATGGGGCACATCGCCGCCAACCATTCTGTATGGGATCTGGAACTGGAGAACCTGTCCGTGGAATCCCTGCTGCTGATCTATGCGGATTTCCGGGTGAAAAGCTATCGGGATGAAAAGGGAAGGGAAATCATCCATTTCTATACCCTCCGGGAAGCTTTCGATGTGATTCTCAGCAAACTGGATGATGTGGACGGGGCCAAACGCCAGCGGTACCAGAAAGTCTATGTGAAACTGGTGGATTTTGAAGCCTATATGGAAGAACTGGGGGTCACCACCGATCTGCCGGTGGATTTTGCCCTGGCTCCGGAACGGGAACGGATCCTGCCCCATAAGGAAAAGGTGCTGATGGAGGGCCAGGAAGTGGTCCGGCAGCTGAAATACGCCGCCATTGCCCACAACATCCGGCTCATGAGCATCTTCCGCAGCGAACGGGATTTCGGGAATCTCATCGAAGCGGCCCGCAGCGAACCCAACTGGAAAAACCTCCGGGCCTACATCAGTATCTTCGAAGAATATTCCACCTACATGACGGAACGGCAGAAAATGATGACCCTCCAGTTCCTGTATGAGCTGCTGAGCCATCAGGAAGAGGATATCCGGGTCCAGGCCGCCGAACTGATGGGGAAGATCGTGGCCAACTTCAACGACCGGTACACCAAGGAGCTGCCCAAGGGAGTGCTGCTGCCCCGGAAAAAAATCACCAACCGGACCCTGTTCCGCCAGTACCTGGAACAGATCATCGATCCGGGACTCCGGTACACCCAGCAGCACAAGAACCGGATCGGATCCTGCCTGGGTCCCTTTGTCCGTTCCGTGCTGGCCACCCGGTATCACCGGGTGGGGACGGCCCTGGCCAACATTGCAGAAGAGGAACATCCCACCGCTCTCTACCTGGAAATCCTCCAGCCCTGGTACGAGAAACCGGCGGAAACGGCGGAGCAGCAGATGATCCTGCTCCAGGCCCTGCTGGCCCTCCGTCCTGAAGACCTGACGGAATCCTTCCGCCAGGCGGTGGAGAAAACCCTCCAGAACGGGTACCGGGATCCCAGCTCCATTGTGCGGATCGGAGCCCTGTACGGGTACCATCATCTGTTCGGCGGGCCCGGGGACGAAGATGCCTTTGTCCATCGGCTGCTCCGGACCATGGATCTGCCGGAAGATCCCCGGGCTTTCGCGGAAAAGGAAAGCAGCCTGTTCCTGGAAGACCTGAAAAGCGGCATCCACTGGCTGATCAAGATCGCCAACATCCACCTGATGTGCCATGCCCTGCTCCGGCAGCAGGACAAGGGCAATGTGATGCATCTGGGCATGCACCTGTGCAATCTGGTGAAGGTCAGCGAATATCTGGCGGTGCGCCAGGCAGCCGGGGAGGCTCTGCTCCGGATCGCCGATTCCATGACCTGGGCCCAGCGGAACGAAATGGCCGTGGAACTGTTCAACGGACTGGAAATCGGCGACCTCCAGATCACCAAATACGTGCCGGAATACCTGGGCAAGATGATCCTGAAACTGCTGCCGGATGAACTGGATGAATTCCTGGGGTCTCTCCGGGAAGAAATCGACTCCACCAATTTCCAGCTGGCGGGAGCGGCGGTGAATACCATGGGAGTAGTCCTGGAGAATTTCCAGGATTTCTCCAGCCGCTTTCCCCGGGAAGAAAAGAAGAATCAGCAGCGGCAGCTCCGGCTGCTTTACGCCATCCTCCGGGCCTATGCCCACTACAACAAGGAACTGAGCCGGGACGCTTTCCGGAGTCTGGCGGCCTATGTGTTTTCCAGTTCCCGGATGCCGGCGGAACGGAAAAGTTTTCTGTTCCTCCACAGCTTCCGGAAAATCTGGGTGCTGCTCAACGAAAACACGGAAAACATGCTGGATTTCTACACCAATGCCGGGGTGCTTAACCACCTGTACCGGTACATGGGCCAGGAAGAGACCCTCCATGGACCCTTCGTCTTTCCCAGGCAGCAGAAAGTCTGCTTCTACCCCGGCACTTTCGACCCCTTCAGCAGCGGTCACAAGGCCGTGGCCAAACGGATCCGGGATCTGGGTTTTGTGGTGTACCTGGCCCTGGACGAATTTTCCTGGTCCAAGCATACCCAGCCCCGGCTCATGCGCCGGAAAATCATGAACATGTCCGTGGCGGACATGGAAGATATCTATCCTTTTTCGGAGAACCTGTCCGTGAACATCGCCAACCCGGAAGACATCCGGAAGCTGAAGCAGGTCTTTGCCCACAAGGACCTGTACCTGGCGGTGGGGTCCGATGTGGTGGAAAACGCCTCCGCCTACCGGCTGGAACCGTCTCCGGATTCCATCCATTCCCTGAATCACATCATCTTTGAACGGGAGACCCGGGAGAATGCCAACTGGTATACTGATGCCCCGGCAGCCGTCCAGAAGAAGAAACTGGCAGAACAGCAGATCCGGGGAAAAATCCTCCATCTGAAGCTGGATAAATTTTTCGAGGATGTGAGCTCCACCCGGATCCGGGAGAATATCGACCAGAACCGGGACATTTCCGCCCTGATCGATCCGGTGGCCCAGAACTTCATCTATGCCAACAACCTGTATCTCCGGGAACCGGCCTACAAACATGTGCTGGAAGCCCGGGAAATCGGCATCGGGGAATTCCAGCCCCGGACCTGGGCCCAGCTGCCGGCCCTCCAGAATCTCCTGGGAAATCCCGGGGCCAATCCGGTGCTCCAGCAGTATCTCCAGTGGAAAGGAGAAAACGGGCAGCCCCGGGTCTATACCCAGTATGTGGATACCGGGGAGAGGGGGGACAGTCTGGCGGCATTCGGCGCCGTCCATCAGGTGTCCACCCGGAGCCTCCTGATGGAATTCCGGGATCCCCGGGTGGCCGAGCATATCCGGGAAGAAGCTGCCGGCCGCATTGCCTCCCTGGGCTACTTCTGCGTCAGCGGGGACAGCTCCATTTCCCATCCGGGACAGATCCTGCTGACGGAAATGATGACGGAGCTGCTGAACCGGGATTTCACCTACGTGGTTTACCATCCGGTGGACCCTTCCGGATACAATGAAAAGGCCATCGCCGCACTGGTCCGCCAGGGATTTGTGGATATCGCCCCGGAAGGGTCGGAACACCCGCTCTATGCGGCCCACATCAATTCTCCGGTGGTGCTGTTCCGGGATGTGGAAACCACCATCAAGAATCCCTTCAACAAAAACCTGCGGGTCCAGAAAGCCCTGGACAAAGCCCACAACAACCTGCTGGCCGTGCTCCGGCAGCTGTATCCGGGGAAACTGATCCTGTCCTTCAACACCAGCGCCATGCATTACCGGATCATCCAGAAAGTGGCCCGGCTCAACGGGGTTTCCACCCTGGAAGATCCCAAGAAGCGCCGGGGACCCTTTATGTCCGTCCCCTTCGGCAAGGCCCTCAGCGATGTGCTGGTGCCCAATACGGTGACCAAGGCTCTCCACATCGAAAAGTACTTCAACCGGGCCGTCAAGGGCTTTACCCTGGCGGAAGCCCATCATTACGCCACCGTGGACAACCAGGTAAAGACCATCCGGTCCTTCAACCGGCCGGTGATCCTCATCGATGACCTGCTGGAAAAGGGCCACCGGATGCGGATGCTTACCCCCTACCTGAAAAAGAACAATGTGGATGTCCGGGAAGTGCTGGTGGGGGTCATGACCGGTTATGCCATGGATCTCATGGCCCAGCAGGGCTACCGGTGCCAGTGCGCCTATTTCCTGCCCTCCCTGGAACTGTGGCTCAATGAAAGGGACTGTTATCCCTTTATTGGCGGGGACAGCATCGACAATGCCAACAACTACAGCGGGTACGACCGGAATCCTTCCGTGAATCTGATCCTGCCCTATGTAAAACCCGAATTCATCTGCCAGGGGAATGCGGACGCAGCCTATCAGTATTCCCTCACCTGTCTCCAGAACGCCAAACTGATCATGGAGACCCTTCAGGACGAATACCAGGCCCTGTACGAAAAACGATTGACCCTGAAGCGGCTGGGAGAAGTGATTTCCGTACTCCGGATCCCGGATATGGACATCGGGGTGAAATTCGATCCCAACATGGATCCCACCCGGTTCATTGAAAACGATATCGAACGGCTGGTCCGGCTGCGCTGGGGAGAAGCGGGCAGCGGACTGTATGACCGGAACCGGGGCGGCGAATGA
- a CDS encoding lactate dehydrogenase, with translation MENNWHHISDLPKEAGVDQPLSLAGRPALKEKNRVHILALGDVGRTMLIGLRLLGADKIASIGLCDLNEKNLQRLEIEINQIRYPFAEGEQVLPPVDMVTEDRLFDCDVFIFCATKGTPPIGAKGDMRMVQLAANSELVRHFGDLARKADYKGLACIVSDPVDNLCRAFLESSGLAPWQVQGYGLGVMNARACYYAEKDPRLAHYLTEGRAFGPHGQDLVIADSLEHYNDELSRELTRKTVTCNLAVRELGYKPYIAPALSSAAISILLTLRGAWHYGSLYLGDEKEGAFLGMKNRLTEKGFEYEDAALCPELYDRIRHAYLNLCRMK, from the coding sequence ATGGAAAACAACTGGCATCACATCAGCGATCTGCCCAAAGAAGCGGGGGTGGATCAGCCCCTGTCCCTGGCCGGACGGCCGGCCCTGAAGGAAAAGAACCGGGTCCATATCCTGGCCCTGGGGGATGTGGGGCGGACCATGCTCATCGGGCTCCGGCTCCTGGGAGCGGATAAAATCGCTTCCATCGGCCTTTGTGACCTGAACGAAAAGAACCTCCAGCGGCTGGAAATCGAAATCAACCAGATCCGCTATCCCTTTGCAGAAGGAGAACAGGTGCTGCCGCCGGTGGATATGGTCACCGAAGACAGACTGTTCGATTGTGACGTGTTCATTTTCTGTGCCACCAAAGGGACTCCGCCCATCGGGGCCAAAGGCGACATGCGGATGGTGCAGCTGGCTGCCAACAGTGAGCTGGTCCGCCATTTCGGGGATCTGGCCCGGAAGGCGGACTATAAGGGGCTGGCCTGCATCGTTTCCGACCCAGTGGACAACCTGTGCCGGGCCTTCCTGGAAAGTTCCGGACTGGCTCCCTGGCAGGTCCAGGGGTACGGGCTGGGGGTCATGAACGCCCGGGCCTGCTATTATGCGGAAAAGGATCCCCGGCTGGCCCATTACCTTACCGAAGGTCGGGCTTTCGGGCCCCATGGCCAGGACCTGGTGATCGCCGACAGCCTGGAGCACTACAATGATGAACTGTCCCGGGAACTGACCCGGAAAACCGTCACCTGCAATCTGGCGGTCCGGGAGCTGGGGTACAAGCCCTACATCGCTCCGGCCCTGTCCAGTGCGGCCATTTCCATCCTGCTCACCCTTCGGGGCGCCTGGCATTACGGATCCCTGTATCTGGGGGATGAAAAGGAAGGCGCCTTCCTGGGCATGAAGAATCGCCTCACGGAAAAAGGCTTCGAATATGAAGACGCGGCCCTGTGCCCGGAACTGTATGACCGGATCCGCCACGCCTATCTGAATCTGTGCCGGATGAAATAA
- a CDS encoding flavodoxin family protein: MFYVIKMGWQEEGTTRRVDRALARALAGRHHQVVERVSDFARLFPAGGPAEPGPHQLLFAVNLARGGISVGFARVIAYISLHPHCLENCVGSVVVDGEDELFTKKAGREMIFMANRSGCAFPGAPLVEATGSLYNFNIRAKIQGIGNQEAYENAVDRLVEKLLAFTGAPAPEGGRHRIALFHASSRKTSNTLLLWSLIRQKMEDRALIREVSLRNGTVVDCRGCSYEACLHFGEQGDCFYGGVMVEEGYPAIRESDTLIFACPNYNDAVSANIMAFFNRMTALFRTDFREFAKKRIFALVVSGYSGGDIVAEQVIDALNCNKHFILPPHFALMETANDPGSILQNEGLEQRVEEMAERIGQ, translated from the coding sequence ATGTTCTATGTGATCAAAATGGGCTGGCAGGAAGAAGGGACCACCCGGCGGGTGGACAGGGCCCTGGCCCGTGCCCTGGCAGGCAGACACCATCAGGTGGTGGAGCGGGTCAGTGATTTTGCCAGGCTGTTTCCGGCCGGCGGTCCTGCGGAACCGGGGCCTCACCAGCTGCTCTTTGCAGTGAATCTGGCCCGGGGCGGCATCAGTGTGGGCTTTGCCCGGGTCATCGCCTACATTTCCCTACACCCCCATTGTCTGGAAAACTGCGTGGGCAGCGTGGTGGTGGATGGGGAAGATGAACTGTTCACCAAAAAGGCCGGACGGGAAATGATCTTCATGGCCAACCGGTCCGGCTGCGCCTTTCCGGGAGCCCCCCTGGTGGAAGCCACCGGTTCCCTGTACAATTTCAACATCCGGGCCAAAATCCAGGGAATCGGCAACCAGGAGGCCTACGAAAACGCCGTGGACCGGCTGGTGGAAAAACTCCTGGCCTTTACCGGGGCACCGGCACCGGAAGGAGGACGGCACAGGATCGCCCTGTTCCACGCCAGCAGCCGGAAGACCTCCAACACCCTGCTGCTGTGGAGCCTGATCCGGCAAAAAATGGAAGACCGGGCCCTGATCCGGGAAGTGAGCCTCCGGAACGGCACCGTGGTGGACTGCCGGGGCTGCAGCTATGAAGCCTGTCTCCACTTTGGAGAACAGGGGGACTGCTTCTACGGAGGGGTCATGGTGGAAGAAGGATATCCGGCCATCCGGGAAAGCGATACCCTGATTTTTGCCTGCCCCAATTACAATGATGCGGTCAGTGCCAACATCATGGCCTTCTTCAACCGGATGACCGCCCTGTTCCGGACCGACTTCCGGGAGTTCGCCAAAAAGCGGATCTTTGCCTTGGTGGTCAGCGGTTACAGCGGGGGAGACATTGTGGCGGAACAGGTGATCGATGCCCTGAACTGCAACAAACATTTCATCCTGCCGCCCCATTTTGCCCTGATGGAAACCGCCAACGATCCGGGCAGCATCCTGCAGAATGAAGGGCTGGAGCAAAGGGTGGAGGAAATGGCCGAAAGAATCGGACAGTAA
- a CDS encoding anion permease, protein MTLSKKWKQLIFCGLLGALFFLVPPPEDLKVAGWHVFGVFAATIVGLILKPLPMGVMALLGMVGLCLARTLTLKEALSGFGNPTIWLVVVAFFISRGIVKTGLGERIAYLFVERFGKKPLFLAYSLIASDLVIAPAMPSNTARAGGILAPIVQSLNTTFGSDPKEGTENKLGNFLVPVVFQCDVVISAVFLTSMAANPMAVSFASDLLGVNMTWGGWLAASCVPALLSLVLYPLVIYKINPPELKETPEAPALARKKLDAMGPLKQEEKAMAAIFLLLIVLWAGGRYLGLTETLTALLGLCLLLLSNVLTWDDVKSEKAAWDTLIWFAILVMEAGFLNTKGMIPWFSREMGLLVSGSNGLVAMAILGTVYFYSHYLFASSTAHVSAMYAAFLSVMASAGAPPTMAAYVLAWFSSLFGCLTHYGSGPAPIFFGAGYVSQNRWWEIGFVLSLLSLLIWGGVGCLWGKVLGMW, encoded by the coding sequence GTGACCCTGTCGAAAAAATGGAAACAACTGATCTTCTGCGGACTCCTGGGTGCCCTTTTCTTCCTGGTTCCTCCGCCGGAAGATCTGAAAGTGGCTGGCTGGCATGTGTTCGGCGTCTTTGCCGCCACCATTGTGGGGCTGATCCTGAAACCCCTGCCCATGGGGGTCATGGCCCTGCTGGGGATGGTGGGCCTGTGTTTGGCCCGGACCCTTACTCTGAAAGAAGCCCTCAGCGGCTTCGGGAATCCCACCATCTGGCTGGTGGTGGTGGCCTTCTTCATCTCCCGGGGCATCGTGAAGACCGGTCTGGGAGAGCGGATCGCCTATCTTTTTGTGGAACGGTTCGGGAAAAAGCCCCTGTTCCTGGCCTACTCGCTCATTGCCAGTGATCTGGTGATCGCTCCCGCCATGCCCAGCAACACTGCCCGGGCCGGAGGCATCCTGGCCCCCATTGTCCAATCCCTGAACACCACCTTCGGCTCCGACCCCAAAGAGGGAACGGAAAACAAACTGGGGAATTTCCTGGTGCCCGTGGTGTTCCAGTGCGATGTGGTGATTTCCGCCGTGTTCCTTACCTCCATGGCCGCCAATCCCATGGCTGTCAGCTTCGCCAGCGACCTGTTGGGGGTGAACATGACCTGGGGCGGCTGGCTGGCGGCTTCCTGCGTGCCGGCCCTGCTGTCCCTGGTGCTGTATCCTCTGGTAATCTACAAGATCAACCCGCCGGAACTGAAGGAGACTCCGGAAGCCCCGGCCCTGGCCCGGAAAAAACTGGATGCCATGGGGCCCCTGAAACAGGAAGAAAAAGCCATGGCCGCCATTTTCCTGCTGCTCATCGTCCTGTGGGCCGGGGGCCGGTATCTGGGGCTCACCGAAACCCTTACGGCCCTGCTGGGCCTGTGTCTGCTGCTCCTTTCCAACGTGCTTACCTGGGATGATGTGAAAAGTGAAAAAGCCGCCTGGGATACCCTGATCTGGTTCGCCATCCTGGTGATGGAAGCCGGGTTCCTGAATACCAAAGGGATGATTCCCTGGTTCAGCCGGGAAATGGGGCTCCTGGTATCCGGATCCAACGGCCTGGTGGCCATGGCCATCCTGGGGACCGTGTATTTCTACTCCCATTATCTCTTTGCCAGCAGTACCGCCCATGTGAGCGCCATGTATGCCGCCTTTCTCAGTGTCATGGCCAGTGCCGGGGCTCCGCCCACCATGGCCGCCTATGTGCTGGCCTGGTTCAGCAGCCTGTTCGGATGCCTGACCCATTACGGCTCCGGTCCCGCACCCATTTTCTTCGGTGCCGGGTATGTGTCCCAGAACCGCTGGTGGGAAATCGGCTTCGTCCTGTCCCTGCTGTCCCTGCTGATCTGGGGCGGCGTGGGCTGCCTGTGGGGGAAGGTCCTGGGAATGTGGTAA
- a CDS encoding nicotinate phosphoribosyltransferase encodes MKQFDARNLSMMFDLYEMTMANGYFEDKKRDRDDYVSFDVFYRNNPDGGGFAIFAGLEQVLDYLENMHFSTEDISYLRSLHVFSEPFLQWLETYQFRGNVYAMPEGSVIYPDEPLLTVYAPLVDAQLVETAILCEINHQSLIATKAQRIVKAAQGRGVSDFGARRAHNMDAAVYGARAAYIGGADSTATVLAGQMFNIPVSGTMAHSWVMYYDDEYTAFKRFAEIYPDNAILLVDTYDVLDSGVPNAIRVAKEVLEPMGKRLKGIRIDSGDLAYLSKKARKMLDDAGLTDAIIVMSNSLDEYTISSILEQGGCVDSFGVGERLITAKSDPVFGAVYKLVAVHKDKAIIPKIKISETFEKITNPGRKRAWRVYDKTGHAIADLLTLQDEDPRESAEFPFVDTQRPWKKMTFRDCTFRELQELVLEKGKRIHPSPSLEEIRRYVRKQLNHEIWPEEQRFSNPHMHFLDMSPRYYAMKMALLEDVKKGK; translated from the coding sequence ATGAAACAATTTGATGCACGCAATCTGTCCATGATGTTTGACCTCTATGAAATGACCATGGCCAACGGGTATTTTGAAGACAAGAAACGGGACAGGGACGACTATGTGTCCTTTGATGTATTTTATCGGAACAATCCGGACGGAGGGGGCTTCGCCATCTTCGCCGGTCTGGAACAGGTGCTGGACTACCTGGAAAACATGCATTTTTCCACTGAAGACATTTCCTATCTCCGGAGCCTCCACGTGTTCAGCGAACCCTTCCTCCAGTGGCTGGAAACCTATCAGTTCCGGGGGAATGTGTATGCCATGCCCGAAGGCAGCGTCATCTACCCCGATGAACCCCTGCTGACGGTATACGCCCCTCTGGTGGATGCACAGCTGGTGGAAACCGCCATCCTGTGCGAAATCAACCACCAGTCCCTGATCGCCACCAAGGCCCAGCGGATCGTGAAGGCTGCCCAGGGCCGGGGAGTATCCGATTTCGGTGCCCGCCGGGCCCACAACATGGATGCGGCCGTCTACGGTGCCCGGGCTGCTTATATCGGAGGTGCCGACAGCACCGCTACCGTCCTGGCCGGCCAGATGTTCAACATCCCGGTCAGCGGAACCATGGCCCACAGCTGGGTCATGTACTATGATGACGAATATACCGCCTTCAAGCGGTTTGCGGAAATCTATCCGGACAACGCCATCCTCCTGGTGGATACCTACGATGTACTGGATTCCGGGGTGCCCAATGCCATCCGGGTGGCCAAGGAAGTGCTGGAACCCATGGGCAAACGGCTGAAGGGTATCCGGATCGATTCCGGGGACCTGGCTTATCTTTCCAAGAAAGCCCGGAAGATGCTGGACGATGCCGGTCTTACCGATGCCATCATCGTCATGAGCAACTCCCTGGACGAATACACCATCAGCTCCATCCTGGAACAGGGGGGCTGTGTGGATTCCTTCGGGGTAGGGGAACGGCTGATCACCGCCAAGAGTGATCCGGTCTTCGGGGCTGTGTACAAACTGGTGGCCGTCCACAAAGACAAAGCCATCATTCCCAAAATCAAGATTTCCGAGACTTTCGAAAAGATCACCAACCCGGGACGGAAACGGGCCTGGAGAGTGTATGACAAAACCGGCCATGCCATCGCGGACCTCCTGACCCTCCAGGACGAAGATCCCCGGGAAAGCGCCGAGTTTCCCTTTGTGGATACCCAGCGGCCCTGGAAGAAGATGACTTTCAGGGACTGCACCTTCCGGGAACTCCAGGAATTGGTATTGGAAAAAGGGAAACGGATCCATCCGTCCCCGTCCCTGGAAGAAATCCGCCGGTACGTGCGGAAACAGCTGAATCACGAAATCTGGCCCGAAGAACAGCGTTTCAGCAATCCCCACATGCATTTCCTGGACATGAGTCCCCGGTACTATGCCATGAAGATGGCCCTGCTGGAAGATGTGAAGAAGGGGAAATAA
- the hemW gene encoding radical SAM family heme chaperone HemW: MSHPWESYQALYVHIPFCVHKCAYCDFASYQIYNDHIMTDYARRLVEEISAWTPALPVSPTATVYFGGGTPSVLPLEDLAAIVTALKERGFWQHPAEATLEANPGTVDRERLRFYRQLGFDRLSLGIQSFQPEELAAMGRIHTAEQAEEAIALAREAGFRRISGDLIYGYPGQTVETVRDSLERLLDTGVDHVSVYGLTVEEGTLLAKQVREGKALLPSEDASGTMYDFLMEALPQAGYHRYEISNFARPGQESRHNQVYWHYDPYMAFGAAACRFDGKIRETNPRNLQAYLQEAPPEREILTCEDRRAELVFMNLRTVKGLSLEEFTQRTGEDFFHIYEEGFTHCRKQGWITREGDRIRLTEQGMRYGNLAFEEFL; this comes from the coding sequence ATGTCCCATCCCTGGGAATCCTATCAGGCCCTTTATGTCCACATCCCTTTCTGTGTCCATAAATGCGCCTACTGCGATTTTGCTTCTTATCAGATTTACAACGACCATATCATGACCGACTATGCCCGGCGCCTGGTGGAGGAAATCTCCGCCTGGACGCCGGCTTTGCCGGTTTCGCCCACGGCCACGGTGTATTTCGGCGGAGGCACCCCCAGCGTGCTGCCTCTGGAGGATCTGGCGGCCATCGTCACCGCCCTGAAGGAACGGGGCTTCTGGCAGCACCCGGCGGAAGCCACCCTGGAAGCCAATCCGGGGACGGTGGACCGGGAAAGACTCCGGTTTTACCGGCAGCTGGGCTTCGACCGGCTGAGCCTGGGCATCCAGTCCTTCCAGCCGGAAGAACTGGCCGCCATGGGCCGGATCCATACGGCGGAACAGGCGGAAGAAGCCATTGCCCTGGCCCGGGAGGCAGGCTTCCGGCGGATCAGCGGAGACCTGATCTACGGCTATCCCGGCCAGACGGTGGAAACCGTCCGGGATTCCCTGGAACGGCTGCTGGATACCGGGGTGGACCATGTGTCCGTCTACGGCCTTACGGTGGAAGAGGGGACCCTGCTGGCGAAACAGGTACGGGAAGGCAAAGCCCTGCTTCCTTCGGAAGATGCTTCCGGGACCATGTACGATTTTCTCATGGAGGCCCTGCCCCAGGCCGGGTACCACCGGTACGAAATTTCCAACTTCGCCCGTCCCGGCCAGGAATCCCGGCACAACCAGGTGTACTGGCACTACGATCCCTATATGGCCTTCGGGGCAGCCGCCTGCCGGTTCGACGGGAAAATCCGGGAGACCAATCCCCGGAATCTCCAGGCCTATCTCCAGGAAGCCCCGCCGGAACGGGAAATCCTCACCTGCGAAGACCGCCGGGCGGAGCTGGTCTTTATGAACCTGCGCACCGTCAAGGGCCTGTCTCTGGAAGAATTCACCCAACGGACGGGAGAAGATTTCTTCCATATATATGAAGAAGGTTTCACCCACTGTCGGAAACAGGGCTGGATCACCCGGGAAGGGGACCGGATCCGGCTGACGGAACAGGGGATGCGGTACGGAAATCTGGCCTTTGAGGAATTTTTGTAA